Genomic window (Phragmites australis chromosome 21, lpPhrAust1.1, whole genome shotgun sequence):
cttcgacttactccttgcaggtccctCGGGGACCATGCGAACAAGTCGCTGTTTGTGTGAAGGAATACGACTAGTTGTTGTTGATATTCTTCCGGGGCTTCTGCCCCTATCGTaatcttcttatcttcttcatgATTCAGCGGTACCACTCTGGTaggtccttctggtgcagccttcgtgCATTTCTCTACGATGTTGCTTCTTTGCCCTGCTTCGGCCTCCGCCGAAGGGTCTTCGACGTTATGGACATTTCTTCTCCCTGGGGCTATGCCTACTTCGATTCGCCTAGCAACTCGCTGATCTCCCAGGATCTTTATAACTCCttctgggccaggcatcttcatgcacaaataagcgTGGTGCGGGACTGCTCCGAATTTATTGAGGAACCCcctcccaaatatcgcattgtatgggtaattaaTATCTACCATGTCGAAGGTGATTTCCTCTGTGCGGAAATTTGTCTGttcgccaaatgacactgggattgttaattTCCCCAAGGCGTTAATTGCGCTTCCGCCAAAGCTCAGCAGCGGCGACCCAGCTTGTTTCAGGTCATCTCTTCGCAGCCCCATCTTATCGTAGGCATCGGCGAAGATAATGTCTgcagaacttcctccatcgatcaatatcctgTGTACTTCGCTTCCCGAAATGTTCGCAGTAATGACTAGGGCATCTGTGTGTGGATAATCTAAtaccctcatgtcctcttgcgagaatgtgaTGGGAATGTTAGACCATCTTGAATTAACGTATGTTGGTCCTACTccgacgtggttaacccttcgtacGTAATCTTTCTGCTGTCTTttggattctgtttgctggTTGGACCCCCCTAAGATAGGCAGCACCACATTGTACCTATTGGTCAAGGTGTtgactgatttgctactttctggtggtggcTCAATTGCTGGCCTTGGCGGAGGCGTGGGCAGATCACCCCATATGTTCAGTTGTCTGTTTTGATCAAATTGGATTGGTGGTGCGGGTGCGAATTGTGGTGCTGGAACTTGATTCCATTGGTTTGGAAACATCATGCTTTGACTGTGGTTCTGCCAACCTTCGCCTCTTGCGAAGCCTGTTGTGTGGTGAACCACTCGTTCGTTATCTGCTGTCGGCTTCGCTAAACTTTGCTTCATGGCCACGACTTGTGGACAATGTTTAGTCCGGTGGCCTGCTCCTTCATCGTGCAGTTCACAGTAAAAAGTTGTCAGGTCATGCGAAAGTCGACCACCTCTacctccgcggcctcttcccctgcTTGTCCAGCCCCCTCTGTTGGATAAATTGTAAGCTTCGCACGAATTTTGAAATGCTTCGGGCGGGCCAGGGTCGATCTGGTTAATTTCTTTTTGCCGCGGATGATCCGGACCTTCGGGTTTTCTTGGTCGCTGGGGTCTGTCTCTCAGATTGCTCAGAACTGTCTCCCTATTTGGTGCATGTTTTGCTCTTGAGGCAGTGAACTTGTTTTTCCTTCGTAGATGATCTAACTCAGACCTTGAGTATTCTTTCATCTTGTTCAATAACTCTTGAACGCTTGCGGGTCTTTTTCTAGTGAGCTTCGCTGCCAAGAGGCCTCCTCTGATTCCTTGAATTGCAGCATCAATGATGGTATCTTCGCTCAATCCCTTCGCCTAACATCGTATGTGAACGAATCGGCGCATGTAGCTTTGTAAAGTTTCTGTCGGTTGTTGCTTTAGGGCGAAGAGGTCAGTTGCAGTAATGTTGTCTGCTCGGTTTCCTTGGAAGTTGCTGTATAGGGCAGCCCGCAGCTGCTCCCATGAATGTATGGACCTCGGGGGCAGGGCGGAGTACCAtgaccttgctattcccttgaTTGCCAAaacaaaggccttcgccaaaGTTACACCATCACCTCCAGCTGACTCCACGGCTGCCTCGaagctcatgacaaattctttCGGATCCGACTCTCCATCGAACATGACCACCCTaggcatcttgaatcctatcggccatggctgattttgtagGTCCATTGCCAGAGGTGATCCAGGGTCTCCTGTGGAAGATCTTCGCCGAACTTCTTGCGAAGCCCGTATGCAATCTCTTGGTGGCGTTGGTCGGCGAGAGATGCCTTCTGTTTGAAGTATATCGATTTCTTCTTGGAGCCTCTCCAACgtcttttttgcttcctccgCCCTACGACGGTACTCCGCAGCTTTCCGGGATGCTGCTAGGCCGtccaacatgcgctttttgTGCGCAATCTGTCTTTCCAACTCCTCAGCCTCTAATCTAGCGTTTCgttcttcgtttgtttcttcatcatggTCCAACTCGGCGAAGTCGTCTAGGTCCTCCCATTCTTCGCTTCGGCCTCTGTCGCCTTGTTTTTTCGGAACATCGAAGCGAATGCGATCTATCGGCTCCATGATCGGCATTTGCTCGGAGTCCACTCGCAGTGTGTCGTCATGTCGGCCATTGGCAGTTTGTTGTTGCGCTGTCTCAACTTCGCAATCCTGGTGTTGTGCAGCCgaggccccccccccccggttgaGGCATTTCCTGATTCTGGTACCACTGGGGCGGTTCGATCGGCCGAAGGTCCGACTGCGGCTGTTAGTTCTAGCAGTGCCTCCGCTCCTCCAAGTGGCTTCGCTTTCTTTTTCGGTGGCATGCCTTCGTTCGATCCCCACGgtcggcgccaactgttgggatcgaagtcccagaccaGATGGGGGCCTTCGGGGGTAGAACTGGCGAAGGCCCGTTATGTGACGTGTATTGGAGAGTGAACAGTCTGACATCCCGTTTACatttacactgtggctctatttatagcccacaccCCCGCAATCACAGACCCGGTTTACACTTACTACCCCCTAACCTACTACATTCCTGGAATATCCGGAGGCAGTATGGTACAATTAAACATGGTCCCATAATCACAACAGTGCCCATGACAGCTGGGCCCACTATCCGGCTATTTCTCAATCGAAGGGTGTCGAAGTCATCTCCAAGCGAAGCCTTGATCTTGTCTTCGCCACCACCAGGCGAAGGCCTGGCTCGGTCGTCACCACCTCCATGTGAAGGCCTGGTCCTGTCTTCGCATCCATCAGGCGGAGGCCTGGCCCCGTCTTCGCTGCCTCCTGTCGAAGGCTTGGAGCGCGAACTGTAGCTTCGCCGGGTAGTCGGGGTAGACCAGTCTTCGCATCCATCGGACTGGTTGTGGatgactccaactccaactaacttcgcagttgccCTCGGGTATGGGGACGGCTGGGGATGATCCCCAACAAATATGATCTAAACGAGTGGCAGAAAACACATTAACTTCAAGATGGTTGTGTTTTCGCCATTCGTTTGGATTTACTATTGTCACTAGAGTTCAACAGCTTCGGATAGCGCAAGATGTAAAACGGATGGTGCAAAACTGCTCTACCAAGAACTCGTCAACGTATGGGGATTTGAGACTAGATCCCCAAGCTGGTGAGCTCCTGGTAGAGTAGTTTTGCAACAACCGTGCCTATTTGTCATTGTGGTTTCAAATTGTGTTTTCgccattcatttagatttaGAATACTCCACCACAAAATATTTTGGCATAGGGTCATATCCACATGCTGAAAAGTTCCTGATAGTGTATTTTCGCACATGTGGATGTATTATCACTTCGGGTTCAACGCATAAACCAATGATAGTTaggttatcactatcggttcgaggcatgaactggcagtgataattgggttatcactaccggttcaagaCTTGTACTGGCAGTAATacttactatcactgtcggttctgaAGTCGGCAGTAATAATCCATAATTATCACAATCGGTTTAAAAAGCGGCAGTGATGCCAGTTTGGAACTGACAGTGACAacatattctgtagtagtgtgtggTGAATCACCTCGGTCTCTTCTTCCACTCCAATCTTTTCTCCCTTTAGAGATGACCTAAAGATGCCAATAAGGTTGTTCTATAGGTACGATTCAACCGATGACCGGTGTATAATGCttgcttattttttaaaaaaaataatggatAAATATTGTGCACAATGCACTTTACAAGTGGCTAACTGCATAATCCTTTGGCAACTAAATTACACGTCTTACAACAGATGGTTCCCCTCTCTTCTTTGGCTTTTCATCCTCCCTATTAGAGTACCAATTGCAACCCTCAGAGTCCAGAAACTTTCACTCGCTTATTTCATATTCGGCATGAATGTGAGAAAATTTCAACAATGGAATTCAAACACTTCCAATCTTGAATTTCTAAGATTTAAGATCAGTTCCAGCAACTTTCGACTCAAAAACAGTTTTGTTGCTGATTACAATGTTAATTGTTGTTTCCTTCAGCAGCAAGAAAGGAAAGAGATGATAGAATAGCATTTTGAACCCTTGAGGATTACTCAACGTGTGTACAGAAATAAATGGGGGCATATCTAGTACAATAGCCAGCTTGAGAACTTGCATGATTGCACTCAAGTATACAGGACCTTCGGCAGGAAGAGATAAGAGGGTACTCACTTAGGGCCCATTGGACAGAGGCTCAACCCAGCAGGCACTGTCAATGTTGCTTCCAAGTCTTTAGAAAGTTGTGAGCATAAAATGGTAAAGTTATTCGGCAGTCAAACAAGTTTTTTTAGAGATGTTTAACAAGTTTTTTAATGGCTTTTATTTTTTGAGATGTCAAACAAGTTGTTTAACACTAAAACACTCGACTCCACAGCAATGTCATTGATGCAAATATACACAGCTGAACTGAAGATCATAGAAAAAAAACCGGTATCATCCATGACACGTAGTCATCAAATATTCAATTGAACTTGGAAAAAAATTCCTATGCTCCAAAAGTCAATTGTTCCTTCAATGCAGCCATTTGTTGTTGATCTCTGCATGCATGGAGGTGAGATTAGCCTGGTGATCAGGTAGATCTGGCCATCCGGGGAGCAGACAGAGTATGATCAACCGGGAACGGCATTAACTCACAAATCTGCAAAGCCGGTGCCAGATTTTGGTAGCTCCTTGATCACTAGCTGCACTTAACTTCTGCCAAATGCTTCGGCTCCACCGATAACCTGTAATCCTATATAAACCCAGCACTGCCTCTCCTTGATCTCCATGCATCCAGTGCTACCAAGTTGAGTCTAAACAGCATCTTGTGAACACGCAAGAACCAGCAATGGGGACTCTGCCTCGAGGCCTGCTTGTCGGCATCTGTGCCGTCCTGTTAGCAGCGGTCTTCGCCGATGCCGCGGGGGGTGAGGCGGCCTCCATGGTCGTCGGCTTGGCCAAGTGTGCCGACTGCACAAGGAAGAACATGAATGCTGAGGCTGTTTTCAAGGGTACGTTCATCTCCGACCATGCCATTGTACTAAGCAATTTGTTAAGAGTTTTCTGGAGCTTGTACAGAAGATTACCTGACAATGCTGCACTCGTTCTTCAGGCCTTCAAGTGGCTGTCAAATGCAAGAACACTGACGGCATGTTCGAGACCAAGGCCATCGGCGAGGTTGACAAGTCCGGCACCTTCAGCGTCCCCCTTGCAGCCAACCTCCTCCGCGAGGACGGTGAGCTGAAGCAGGACTGCTTCGCGCAGCTTCACAGCGCGTCCAACCAGCCATGCCCCGGACAGGAGCCGTCCTGGATCGTCGGGCCATCCAGCAATGACAACAAGAAGACCTTCCTTGCAGTCGCCGGCAAAATGCACTACTCGTCCAAAGAGTGCGCCTCGGCATTCCTCTGCGACCCTTTCCACAAGAAGCACCTCTTCCACAAGAAGCCCATCGTGATCCCTCACATCCACAAGAAGCCGGTGCCAGAGTACAAGCCGACGACACCAGTGCCGGTGTACCACCCAACGCACGTGCCGACCTACAAACCACCCACTCCGGAGTACTCGCACCCATCGCCAACTCAGGTCTACCATCCTCCTGCTGACCAGAAGACCCAGAACCCCGAGATAGACACTGAGAAGTTCAAGAAACTGCTCCCCTTCATCAAGAAGAagcccttcttcttccccaagTTCAAGAAGTTCCCTCCTGGCAAGGAGGAAATCAAGGCTTAGAAAGATTGGTGAGACACGAAGCATAGTTGGTTGGTCTGAATCTATTGCTATGTAATGTTGCATGGTTCCTTACCTCTTTTGGTCTTTTGAGTGTTTGTCAACTCTTACAGGCCTCCACCTTATACAAATAAAGCTTTTGTTCTAAGGATATTGGCCTGGATGTAACAACCTTAATTTACTGGATACATATATAAAGTTCCAGATGTCCTATGGTGAAAGTTGCTACGTGGTCAAATTGTTCATGTTGGCAGATGATGAATATCCATGTATCATTTTCATTTGCTCCTGTCCTGGGCCCTTTGTTTGAAGCTACAGCTCTTTCTGCATTGGCAATgaagggatttcaattttgtctAAGGTTAGTCATGACTTATGGTCTCACTCACTGACTGACAGGTTTTGTTTCCGTCCATGGGAGTCAGACTGGATTTGCAAAGGCCAAGTACTACCATCCTACTACACCACCCTCTGCATGCCTTAAGTAGTAGGGAAATGAGAACATTTGGTGAGAGTTGATAAAAGCGGCATGGTTTAGAGTTCAGCCACGCCCAATATATGAGCTGCCACACTGAAAACCTACAGAACAGACATATGATCTAACATGTCAGAACCGACTACAGGACAGTACATTTATAAGTTATAATGTAGGTTGAGGAAATCCGGGGAATGGCATTGCAGCTTGCAGAGAACTAGAACCAGTCCACGAGATTTGCCCCAAAATCTTTATAAATGAGTTTCTTATAGAAACACTGAAGGCATTTTTGCACGGATTACAATCTGGTCCTACATGGAACTCTTAAAAAGAACATATAACAGGAGTCAGCTAAG
Coding sequences:
- the LOC133903799 gene encoding proline-rich protein 4-like, which encodes MGTLPRGLLVGICAVLLAAVFADAAGGEAASMVVGLAKCADCTRKNMNAEAVFKGLQVAVKCKNTDGMFETKAIGEVDKSGTFSVPLAANLLREDGELKQDCFAQLHSASNQPCPGQEPSWIVGPSSNDNKKTFLAVAGKMHYSSKECASAFLCDPFHKKHLFHKKPIVIPHIHKKPVPEYKPTTPVPVYHPTHVPTYKPPTPEYSHPSPTQVYHPPADQKTQNPEIDTEKFKKLLPFIKKKPFFFPKFKKFPPGKEEIKA